In the genome of Alphaproteobacteria bacterium, the window GTCAAATCCTGCTGGAATTAGATCGTCCACTACACCATCTGTAACCAAATCAGAATTATAGTCAAACGTATTTGCGGTGATAATCTGGCCATTGGTATATGTTGCTGCATCGGTGGTGCCATTACCCCGGCATAACGAATATGCAGGAGTACCGGCAGCCGTATCTTCAGGATAATTAAGGTCGCAATATGTCCATTCGGTAACATTAGCGCCTAAATCCCATAGTACTGCGCCACTAGGAATATAGGTGGTGCGGCGCTGGGCGCGTTTTAGCGCATTGGCATCGCTGCTGCTGTCGCCGGTGCCTTCATAGCCATTTTGATCGTCTACACCGCCAACTAAAGGGTTGGTAGGGTTGTTGTCGCGATGCCCTGTAGTTAGTACATCGTCGCCATAGCAGCTATCTGTCCAGTTACGGCTGTCATACAGCGCCTGATGCGCAATAGAAAGCCATTGGCTTTCAGAAATGATGTCATATTCCATTTGCGATCCGGCGCCTGTGGTAGCGTTGGCGGCATTGAACCCCAGTTTTTGGCATGCTTGACGTGCTTCGGTATAGGTTACGCTATACCAAGGAGTTTGGCCGGATACTGTATTAGGAACGCCATCGGCTTCGGGATCAGACGCTTCATATTTCATCACCTCAAATCCGGGAACTACTTTGCCAGAGGGAAGCGTGTATTGCGGAACATATTCCCAGCCGGGCAAGGTGGTTTTGCTGTTCATGGCAATATCGGATTTAATCACATCTTTTGTTAAGCGCCAGTCTTTGCGCTCTTTATATACAATGATGTCATCAAAACGGTTATTCACATCAGATACGTCTTCATAATATCCCTGCATGCGGAAGCGGTTATCAAAAGCATCTGCTCCTGCGGAGGTGATGCCAGCATTATCAAGTGCGGCTACATTTGTAACCAGCGCATCCAACTGATATGGGCTAGCCGTAGCCGTGTGATACGCGCCGTGACCGTCTAAGCCATGGCTAATTAATGCATATATTGCGTTTGGTGTTACCGTGTCATCCGCTTCATCGGCAATAATAATAGAGCCACAGGTGCTGTTTTGCGCATTATAAGCAAAGCTGTTTGTGGCGGTGTAGCGTTTATCAACAGCATAGGTGAATTTGCGACCCCAATTATCGAAGATCAAATCGGTAGGGAGGGCAAGTTCAAGAAACGGCAAGCTGCCGCTAACGATATTTCCGCTATCGTGCGGGGTGGCGATAGTGCCTGTGGTGCAATCTCCACGGGTGCTGGCTTCTTTACCATAATTTGTACTGCTACTGGTCAGGCGTGGGTCGCCGGGGCAGGGGAGCCGACCATTAACTTCTGCATAATTTTTCAAGGCGCGCTCAATTAACGCCATGCGGTCTTTGGTGCTATCAACCTTTTGCTGGTCGATACGCGCCGTACCCAGCATTAATGTGCTTCCTACCAACACGGCAACAATGGCGATGACAACTGACAGCTCAACAAGCGTATAGCCCTGTTCAGCCGTGGAGTTATGCAGTGGTCTCATGGATAATCCCCTATTTAATATATTGATTTTAAGTGAGGAAAGTTAATAAGTGATTAATTAATTGAATGGAATCGTTACGGCAAGATGGAATCAAAGGTGCTAAATGCTATGCATTGCGCATAGAAAATGGTGAGCGAAGTTTTTGTTTTAGCATATGGAATTTAAATAAATCATACAGGCGGCGGCTAAGGAATGCTTTGGTTTCCTGATGGCTCTCAGAATAATCATCAAGCCAGAAAAGCAATGTACTGGTGTAAATTGCGCCCAGACTCAAACGTTTTGTGTAAAAACTGAAATCGGTAGGGTGGTCACCAATGGCGCGCCAAATAGTGTCGGTGGTGCGATACAGGCGCTTAATGCTTTGGTCGGCATGAAAAGGAAACGCGTAATAGGCAACCGCCTTGCGCATGGCTTCGCGAAAAGGCTCTGCCGCAGCTAAACGTAGCATTATAGCCGCCTCAACTTTTTCGTGTATTTTCATCGTGCTAAGCGGCAATTTTCCTAATGCTTCGCACATTGAATCATCAAGCCGTTGCATAAAATATTCCAGCACTTGAGGGATGCCTTCAGGAAAGGCGCGTAAAAATTCGGCTTCACTGATATTGGTATCGTTCAGCGCCATATCTTTTGCGCGCTTCCCCCAGCCATCAAATGGCACATGAACGAGCATGGAAGATAATATTGTGTGCTGTAACGTTTCTATATCCATAATCTATTCATAAGCTGTGTAATGGTGAAGTGCAACCCCAAGGGCGACAGATTACTTTCCTTTGGCAACGCCCTCGCGTCTTGGATCTGCACCGCCAATGAGTTCGTTGTTAAAGCGCGTAATGGCGTGTATTCCGCTGGGAGTGTCGGTAATTTTTACGGTATGGCCACGGGCTTCCAAAGATTTTTGTAAGGCGGTGGCCGCAGTGCTGGCTTCTAGTTCGGTAGCATCGTTCATATTCAGGTAATGCGGTAGGTTGATCGCTTGCTGCACATCCAAATTCCAATCGATTACGGCAATAATAGTTTGCAGCACATATTCAATGATGCGCGCACCGCCGGGAGAGCCAAGTACCATAACGAGTTTGTCGTTTTTATCAAAAATCATGGTAGGCGACATAGAGCTGCGGGGGCGCTTGCCTGGCTCTACGCGATTGGGATGTGGCGTTACACCATCTGCCAATGTGGGCGAAAAGCTGAAATCTGTCAGTTGATTATTTAGTAAGAAGCCACGCACAGTCATGCCAGAGCCAAACCCTTGTTCAATGCTGGATGTCAAAGCGACAGCATTTCCTTGCATATCAATAATACTGATATGGGTGGTGGATGGGGGCTCCGTTATAGAAGGTACATGCACAGCTTTTGCAGACTGAGTAAAGGAGCCAGCGGAGGCACCCGGCATTGCAGATTCTGCATGTATGGTGGCCGCACGGGAGGCTAAATAGTTCGCATTCAGCATATTTTTCAGTGGAATATCTACAAAATCTGGGTCTGCCAAATAGCGGTTGCGATCGGCATAGGCAAGCTTGCTAGCCTCAGCAAATGCGTGAACAGCATCAACGGATAGCGGCTCTACTGTGCGGATGTCCAGCGCTTCCAGCCGTTCGAGAATCATTAATGCCTGTAACACCGTTACGCCGCCAGAACTGGGCGGCGGCATGGAGCATACGCGGTATTCGCGATAGGGTGCGCATACCGGATCGCGAGTGAGCGCCTTATACGACTTTAAATCTGCCAAAGACAAATGACCGGGATTAACTTTGGTATCTTGTACTGCATCTACCATCGCGCTTGCGATTTCACCTTGATAAAATGGAGCAATGCCTTTGCGCGCCAATATTGCCAAAGTGTCATGAAGGGATTTATTGGTGATTATCTCGCCAACGTCTTTTATGGAGCCATCTTTATGGGTATATGGCGTAAGCGACTCGGGAAAAGAGCGTATATGCTTCAGCGAGAGCAACATATTGTGCAGGCGGGGCGAGAGCGCGAATCCGTCTTTACTTAATCGCATCGCATCAGAAAATAATCTCGTCCATTCTACATGCCCGTGGTTGCGATGAGCAAGTTCCAGCATCTTCAATAAGCCCGGTGTGCCTACAGATAGCCCACCGCGCACTGCATTCATAAACGGCATGGGCTTGCCGGATTCATCTAGAAACTGCGTTTCTTGTGCATCGGCAGGGGCGGTTTCCCGGCCATCATATACATGCAGCTTGCGAGTGGATGCATCCCAATAGAGCATAAAACCACCGCCGCCAATGCCAGAGGATTGCGGTTCAACGACGTTAAGTACCATTTGTGTGGCAATGGCGGCATCAATCGCACTGCCGCCTTCGCTGAGTATTTTTGCACCTGCTTCAGCAGCAAGAGGATTTGCCGCGCTAATCATATATTTTTTAGCGCGGGCAGCTTCTATGGCATCGATGTTTTCAACGGGAGAACTGATTTCTGGATTTATGAAGTCGTCCACTGCATATGCCGGAGCATTATAGAGTGTGACAAAAATCAGTGTTGCCGCTAAAAATAAACGCATGGGGCAGTGCCTTATAAAATCGAATTATTCGGCAAGCAGTGCATCTAGTTCGCCTTTTTTATCAAGTGCATGCAAGTCGTCAAAACCACCAATGTGTTTGTTATTAATGAATATTTGCGGCACTGTGCGTCGTCCATTGGCTTTGGACATCATTTCGTCGCGGGTGGCTGGATTAGCGGCGATATCAATTTCGGTATATTCCTGCCCTTTGGATTTAAGAAGGGATTTTGCGCGAGTGCAATAGGGGCATACCGGCGTGGAATAAATTTCTACTTTAGCCATAACAATTTCTCCATTCATTCTGGACGTGAATATCAGGCTCATTTGGCAATAATTTTTCTGCCAATGCAAGGGTTTCCTTTTTGGGGGCAAGCTGCGCTGTAGCCCAGACGGCCATTGCCCGAACCAGAGGGGAGTCATCGGTTAGTAAGATTTTGATAAGGGGGAGTAAATCTTTATTACCGCTATTGCCTGCGGCGATAAGTACATTACGAATGAATCTGTCACGTTTTATGCGTTTTACAGGCGATTTGCTGAAACGATTGCGAAATGCAGCATCATCTAACATCAGCAGCTCTGCTAAATCGGCTGTGGGAAGATCATTCTTGCTTTGATAAGCTATTTCTTGGCTGGCTTGCGCAAATTTATTCCACGGACAAACAGCAAGGCAATCGTCGCAGCCATATATGCGATTACCCATGGCTTTACGAAATTCGGGCGCAATGTGGCCTTTATGCTCGATAGTCAGATATGAAATGCATTTACGTGCATCAATGCGGTGAGGGGAGTCGAAGGCATTAGTAGGGCAAATGTTTATGCAGCGTGAGCAATTGCCGCATAAGTCTTTGTGTGGAGTTTCTGCAGGGATTTCTAAAGTGGTGAGAATTTCACCCAGAAAAAGCCACGATCCGTATTCGCGTGATACTACGCAGGTATGTTTTCCCTGCCACCCGAGTTGGGTTTGCGCGGCGAGTGGCTTTTCCATTAGTGGCGCAGTATCCACAAAAATTTTTACTTCTTCGCCGTAGTGGGTTGCTATGGTGCTGGCGAGTTGCTTTAGGCGCTTTTTCATTACATCGTGATAATCTTTATTCAACGCGTAGCACGATATCAATCCGCTGTTTTTTTCGGCAAGCTTATCGAGTGGGTTATAATCAGGGGCGTAGTTATGACCGAGGATAATGGCAGTTTTCGCGGCCTCCCAAAGCTGTGAAGGGTCGCGCCTTCTTGCTGCATGTTCTTGCATCCACGTCATATCGCCGTGGCGTTCTTGTTGCAAAAACATATCAAGCTCTTGTGCGTGATGTGCCGGTAGAGAAGCTTTGGCGAAGAATACGACATCAAAGCCAAGTTCTTTAGCCCAAGCGATGATGGTATCACGCATACTTGCCCTAAAAATCCGGATTTTCGTAATGGCTTGGCGGTTTTACCCCCATTACACGATCCATCAGAATATGACGGAAAGAAGGTCGC includes:
- the grxC gene encoding glutaredoxin 3; this encodes MAKVEIYSTPVCPYCTRAKSLLKSKGQEYTEIDIAANPATRDEMMSKANGRRTVPQIFINNKHIGGFDDLHALDKKGELDALLAE
- a CDS encoding COQ9 family protein; translation: MDIETLQHTILSSMLVHVPFDGWGKRAKDMALNDTNISEAEFLRAFPEGIPQVLEYFMQRLDDSMCEALGKLPLSTMKIHEKVEAAIMLRLAAAEPFREAMRKAVAYYAFPFHADQSIKRLYRTTDTIWRAIGDHPTDFSFYTKRLSLGAIYTSTLLFWLDDYSESHQETKAFLSRRLYDLFKFHMLKQKLRSPFSMRNA
- the queG gene encoding tRNA epoxyqueuosine(34) reductase QueG; this translates as MRDTIIAWAKELGFDVVFFAKASLPAHHAQELDMFLQQERHGDMTWMQEHAARRRDPSQLWEAAKTAIILGHNYAPDYNPLDKLAEKNSGLISCYALNKDYHDVMKKRLKQLASTIATHYGEEVKIFVDTAPLMEKPLAAQTQLGWQGKHTCVVSREYGSWLFLGEILTTLEIPAETPHKDLCGNCSRCINICPTNAFDSPHRIDARKCISYLTIEHKGHIAPEFRKAMGNRIYGCDDCLAVCPWNKFAQASQEIAYQSKNDLPTADLAELLMLDDAAFRNRFSKSPVKRIKRDRFIRNVLIAAGNSGNKDLLPLIKILLTDDSPLVRAMAVWATAQLAPKKETLALAEKLLPNEPDIHVQNEWRNCYG
- the ggt gene encoding gamma-glutamyltransferase, translated to MRLFLAATLIFVTLYNAPAYAVDDFINPEISSPVENIDAIEAARAKKYMISAANPLAAEAGAKILSEGGSAIDAAIATQMVLNVVEPQSSGIGGGGFMLYWDASTRKLHVYDGRETAPADAQETQFLDESGKPMPFMNAVRGGLSVGTPGLLKMLELAHRNHGHVEWTRLFSDAMRLSKDGFALSPRLHNMLLSLKHIRSFPESLTPYTHKDGSIKDVGEIITNKSLHDTLAILARKGIAPFYQGEIASAMVDAVQDTKVNPGHLSLADLKSYKALTRDPVCAPYREYRVCSMPPPSSGGVTVLQALMILERLEALDIRTVEPLSVDAVHAFAEASKLAYADRNRYLADPDFVDIPLKNMLNANYLASRAATIHAESAMPGASAGSFTQSAKAVHVPSITEPPSTTHISIIDMQGNAVALTSSIEQGFGSGMTVRGFLLNNQLTDFSFSPTLADGVTPHPNRVEPGKRPRSSMSPTMIFDKNDKLVMVLGSPGGARIIEYVLQTIIAVIDWNLDVQQAINLPHYLNMNDATELEASTAATALQKSLEARGHTVKITDTPSGIHAITRFNNELIGGADPRREGVAKGK